Below is a genomic region from Homalodisca vitripennis isolate AUS2020 unplaced genomic scaffold, UT_GWSS_2.1 ScUCBcl_12998;HRSCAF=23014, whole genome shotgun sequence.
gaatttataaaaaatatgagacATAACAATTTCCGTCACTtgtttgtttaatgtattttattaaacactaGACTTTTATATTAGTCAAGATCAAAAAGTTGAATACTcgttaagacatttaaaaatagcatatagaaaaaaattatatttggaatGTTTCGTTTCTTAAAAATGTTAGCTTACAAACGTGGTTTATGAAAAACTGGCTTCTGAACTTGATTCAGGTTTTCTCGTACTAGCacactaataaaaaaaacctgtgaGAAAATTTCGTGTTACAATATacgaatttattgattttttaaatataaagttgcattaattttaatgtgtaaatatatcatatttcttACCTGCGTAGTAACTTATAATGTTTCACTGTCTACAGTGGTGAAGCTGACGGAAGAGACATTCTATACATCTGTGGGGCGGAAGCCCCTAGACTCCGTATGGTTGGTGGAACATTCTTCATGCCGTGGTGTGGACCCTGTCAGGCACTGGGCCCTCAGTGGCGGAAACTGGCCAAGGTGAGGAGAGTGGAAGAGAGGAGGGTGAAGATGAGAGAGAGAGTGATAAAAGAGACCAGGGATAAAGGAAAGAGATGATGGAGGGATGGGAGAAAAAGATACAatcaatttttctttgttttaaggagaagccgatctccttttaaaccttattttgtCCATCTCATAGGCCATTGGCCTTTACGAGGATCTTATCCAACAGAATAAAGGGGAAAGTCGAAACAGTACAAGGTAACAAGTACAAAAATTGCTTGCCGTTGGCTTTCCCCAGTCCAGTCTTGATTAATGATCTTCGACTCAGTTTTGAGTCAACTCATAAAAAATGGAGTAGTTACCGGTACTAACAGGGTTAAAATTCAGATGTTTTCtatgaaaattcttttaaataaatattcagtacTATATGACACGAAATACACAAACTGGTGTTGCTGGTAGTGATTAGTTCAAATGTATGTGTTTCTATTTTGGGTTTAGATGGTGTCTGATCTGCCGAAAGTATTTGTGGGGGAGGTGAACTGCCAGGAGGAGCTAGAATTGTGTCGACAGCAGGGGGTTCGCAGCTACCCCACAATCAGACTCTACCCCTTCCAGAGCACTGGCCTCTCGACTGTGGGCGTGAGTAGAGTTTACTTATTAGAGTTTTCAAGCTTAACTCTAATTAACTCACAGagcaattattatgtaattttttcgaCACGGCACAGTCTCAAATCTCCATcttactttgtatatatataaattaaatacaataaaaaaataaacaggttTTCGTTTTTATATTAGTTCAAACAACatctcattttgttttttgtgttattaacaATTTTTGCTTTAAATGAATGTaaggaaaaaagaaataaatatgtttacgtTAAATGTTCATCTCTTCAAAGGCTGTAAAACATGGTGTTCTACTGGGTTCCTATAttagaacattaattttttctcttACTTCAAAAATCTacctttttaaatactttagctCTTAAAGTTTATAGATAAGCCTCAATTTGATAtgctgataattttaaaatataattttcaggtAAATCACAGGATTTAGTTACAGCtttgtcattttattaaaatgtttttgtatttgaaaaatatttttagtaaaacattttaggaatttgaataattagtaattaataccTTATGTATGTAGTGAACGGATCAATGTAACAACATATTTCCAATGTTTACGAGTGCAATGATTACCCTAACCATGATGATTGGTGTTACAGCATGTACAGTGGATACCAGAGAGATGCCAAATCTATCAGGATGTGGCTGTACAACTTCCTACCTTCTTTAGTGGGAGGAGTTTGACTGCTGAGAAGTTCGATCAGGTCATAAAGGGACCGGATGCTTGGCTCAT
It encodes:
- the LOC124375079 gene encoding dnaJ homolog subfamily C member 10-like; protein product: GEADGRDILYICGAEAPRLRMVGGTFFMPWCGPCQALGPQWRKLAKMVSDLPKVFVGEVNCQEELELCRQQGVRSYPTIRLYPFQSTGLSTVGRDAKSIRMWLYNFLPSLVGGV